The genomic interval TGATATATATGAGGCTGATTGACGCCCCGATCCTGCTTAAGTATGGGTTGAAGATAGCGTCGTTGGCCGCTTACGCTTATGCCGGAGTAAGGGCCCGGATAATTACAAAAGGCAACATCAGGATCGTTATGAACATATTAAGATTAAGAACCTCTACTGAAAAATATGTAGAGATATAGAAAGGACCGATCATGATAGACCTGAAAGCCAGGTTAAAAGCCAATAAGCTTACTATAGGATCCTGGATCACGCTTGCGTCCCCGGCCATACCGGAGATCATGGCCCGGTGCGGGTTCGACTGGCTCACAGTCGATATGGAACATTCGGCTATAACCATCGAAATTGCCCAGGACCTTATACGGATCATCGGGCTGTCAGGCGTCGTGCCTCTAGTGCGCGTCGGCAAGAACGACCCTAATCTAATAAAGAGGGTCATGGATGCCGGTGCGCACGGCGTGATCGTGCCTATGGTGAATTCGCCGGAAGATGCCGAGAGGGCGGTCAGCGCCGTCAAATATCCGCCTGTCGGGAAGAGGGGCGTCGGCCTTGCGCGGGCGCAGGGGTACGGCCTTGAATTCGGGAAGTATAAAAACTGGGTCAATAAAAAAAGCGTAGTTGTCGTCCAGGTAGAGCATATAGACGCGGTCGAAAGCCTAGAAGGCATACTCGCGACCCCGGGGGTGGATGCTTTTATTGTGGGACCGTATGACCTGTCGGCTTCGCTGGGAAGACCTGGGGAATTCGAACATCCCGACGTCAAGGCGGCGCTTAAAGAGGTGATTTCTGTATCGAAACGGATGAATAAATGCGCCGGGTTTCACGTCATCCCGCCGGACAGCCGGCTGCTTGCTAAAAAATCCGAAGAAGGCTATAGGTTCTTAGGGTTCAGCCTCGATACGCTCTTTTTGGGCCGGTCATGCATGGATGAAACAACCGCCGCGCGCAGGAAGATGAGGAGATAAGAGATGAATATCGCAGCTATAATACCCGCCAGGATGGCGTCGACAAGATACCCCGGAAAGCCCCTTGCCAGGATACTCGGCATGGAGATGATAGGCCATGTCTATTTCCGCAGCCGCATGTCCAAGCTCCTTAACGGTATATATATAGCCACATGCGATAGCGAGGTGAGTGATTACGCGAAATCGATAGGCGCGCCGTACATCATGACAAAGGATACTCATGAGAGGGCGTCCGATCGCGCGGCGGAGGCTATGCTTAAGATCGAGGCGGATACCGGAAAGAAGCTGGACATAGTCGTGATGATACAGGGCGACGAGCCGATGATTGCGCCGGAAATGATAGACGAGGCCGTGAGGCCGCTTGTCGAAGACAGCTCGATACTCGTGTCGAACTCCATGGCCGATATCATGACCAGGCAGGAGCAGGAGGACCCGAACGAGGTGAAGGTCGTTGTCGATAATGACGGCTTTGCGTTATACTTTTCGCGCGAGCCGATACCGTCATGGAAGAAAGGCGCGAAGGCCGTGCCGATGCGCAAACAGGTATGTATAATACCTTTCAGGAGGGATTTTCTTTTGAAGTTCAACGGGCTTAAGCAGACGCCGCTCGAGATCGTCGAGTCGGTCGACATGCTGAGGGTCCTCGAAAACGGATATAAGGTAAAGATGGTCCCGACGAAATATGTGACGTACAGCGTCGATACGCCGGAGGATCTAAGGACCGTCGAAGAGGCCATGAAGGGCGATAAGCTCCTGGCCGGGTATTTCCGGGCCGCAAAGGCAGGGAGGGGGTAGCCGTATGGAAAAGGTCTCCGCGCTGAAAATAGAGGACTTTAAGGAAGGCAAGAGCTATTCGTTCGAAAAGACCGTGACGGCCGCGGACATCGACGTCTTTGCCGCTATAACGGGCGATATCAGTCCTCTGCATATGAGCGATGAGTTTGCCCGGGCTAGAGGGTTCAAAGGCAGGGTCGCGCACGGCGTGCTCCTCGCGGGATTTGTGTCGAAGATTATAGGCGTGGACTTTCCCGGCGAGAACTGCCTCCTACAGACCATGAGCCTGAAATTTTCCACGCCATGTTACGCCGGAGACACATTGCGTATCACCGCGTCCGTCAGCCAGGTTTCAACCGCCGCAGGCGCAGTGGTCCTTGATATAGTGATAGAAAATGCGGCAGACCGCGTAACTGTGGCAAAAGG from Candidatus Omnitrophota bacterium carries:
- a CDS encoding aldolase/citrate lyase family protein, whose product is MIDLKARLKANKLTIGSWITLASPAIPEIMARCGFDWLTVDMEHSAITIEIAQDLIRIIGLSGVVPLVRVGKNDPNLIKRVMDAGAHGVIVPMVNSPEDAERAVSAVKYPPVGKRGVGLARAQGYGLEFGKYKNWVNKKSVVVVQVEHIDAVESLEGILATPGVDAFIVGPYDLSASLGRPGEFEHPDVKAALKEVISVSKRMNKCAGFHVIPPDSRLLAKKSEEGYRFLGFSLDTLFLGRSCMDETTAARRKMRR
- a CDS encoding 3-deoxy-manno-octulosonate cytidylyltransferase, coding for MNIAAIIPARMASTRYPGKPLARILGMEMIGHVYFRSRMSKLLNGIYIATCDSEVSDYAKSIGAPYIMTKDTHERASDRAAEAMLKIEADTGKKLDIVVMIQGDEPMIAPEMIDEAVRPLVEDSSILVSNSMADIMTRQEQEDPNEVKVVVDNDGFALYFSREPIPSWKKGAKAVPMRKQVCIIPFRRDFLLKFNGLKQTPLEIVESVDMLRVLENGYKVKMVPTKYVTYSVDTPEDLRTVEEAMKGDKLLAGYFRAAKAGRG
- a CDS encoding MaoC family dehydratase — encoded protein: MEKVSALKIEDFKEGKSYSFEKTVTAADIDVFAAITGDISPLHMSDEFARARGFKGRVAHGVLLAGFVSKIIGVDFPGENCLLQTMSLKFSTPCYAGDTLRITASVSQVSTAAGAVVLDIVIENAADRVTVAKGKAQVGFTKTTGK